The Plectropomus leopardus isolate mb chromosome 2, YSFRI_Pleo_2.0, whole genome shotgun sequence genome has a window encoding:
- the LOC121960398 gene encoding ADP-ribosylation factor 4-like, giving the protein MGVIISHIFSRFTSKTPVRILMVGLDAAGKTTLLYRLKLAEVVTTIPTIGFNVETVEYNNISFTVWDVGGQTIIRPLWRHYYTNTQGLIFVVDSNDPERIKEAADELHRMLEEDELRGVAVLVFANKQDLPRAMSVSDITEALGLSGVSQPWYVQASCAVSGTGLAEGLDWLSDQILKR; this is encoded by the exons ATGGGCGTCATCATCTCACACATCTTCTCCAGGTTCACCTCCAAGACTCCTGTCAGGATTTTGATGG tggGTCTGGATGCAGCAGGTAAAACGACTCTGCTGTACAGGCTGAAGCTGGCTGAAGTCGTCACCACCATCCCAACTATCG gttttaaTGTGGAGACGGTGGAGTATAATAACATCAGTTTCACAGTTTGGGATGTTGGTGGTCAGACAATCATCAGACCTCTGTGGAGACATTACTACACCAACACGCAG gGTCTGATATTTGTGGTCGACAGCAACGACCCCGAGAGGATTAAAGAGGCTGCTGACGAGCTGCACAGGAtg ttGGAGGAGGACGAGCTGAGAGGCGTGGCCGTATTGGTGTTTGCGAACAAACAGGATTTGCCAAGAGCCATGTCCGTCAGTGACATCACTGAGGCCCTGGGCCTATCAGGAGTCTCACAGCCG tggtATGTCCAGGCGTCCTGTGCCGTCAGTGGCACTGGTCTGGCCGAGGGTCTGGACTGGCTCTCAGACCAGATCCTAAAACGATGA
- the LOC121960789 gene encoding uncharacterized protein LOC121960789 isoform X2, producing the protein MKSELIYVSMLTVMSALLVTNSAKPEKAWRWTTASPRTNLQGKMFTLSANRGGISFYPPYFSPSPSSWPATWSYPSPTTRALYPTSNTPYYPTKPTTTRAYYPTSNTPYYPTKPTTTRAYYPTSNTPYYHTKPTTTRAYYPTRKPPYYTTTNYPWTTPPPTRSVSVCLRYLVDYTYSLFTLSPASRNALQVGLSGGGYQLNTKYSYQNLYLRPNIKIWSNIGPDFWTRVCFIVDSVNNVAQVFNGSNMSIRKMLPFQYAWSGEPVIEFSGFDGQVTDIQVWDYPLRYREVFSYMTGGVYTYAVPWLRPHLVLPQLHLQRKSTVGGRL; encoded by the exons ATGAAGAGTGAGCTGATTTATGTTTCCATGCTGACAGTGATGTCAGCATTGCTGGTCACAAATTCAGCTAAACCTGAAAAAGCATGGAGATGGACAACAg cATCACCCAGAACAAATTTACAGGGGAAGATGTTCACTTTGTCTGCGAACAGAGGAGGAATATCCTTCTATCCACCCTATTTTTCTCCTTCCCCTTCCTCTTGGCCTGCTACTTGGTCTTACCCATCACCCACCACCCGAGCCCTCTACCCCACCAGCAATACACCTTACTACCCCACCAAACCCACCACCACCCGAGCCTACTACCCCACCAGCAATACACCTTACTACCCCACCAAACCCACCACCACCCGAGCCTACTACCCCACCAGCAATACACCTTACTACCACACCAAACCCACCACCACCCGAGCCTACTACCCCACCAGGAAACCACCTTACTACACCACCACCAACTATCCCTGGACCACACCTCCTCCTACTAGAA gtgtgtctgtgtgtctgcgttACTTGGTCGACTACACTTACTCACTCTTCACGCTCAGTCCAGCCAGCAGAAACGCTCTGCAGGTGGGACTCAGTGGTGGTGGGTATCAGTTGAACACTAAATACAGTTACCAAAACCTGTACCTGCGACCTAACATAAAGATCTGGTCAAACATTGGACCGGACTTCTGGACCAGAGTCTGCTTCATCGTGGACTCCGTGAATAATGTGGCCCAGGTCTTCAACGGATCCAACATGAGCATCAGAAAGATGCTGCCTTTTCAG tatgCCTGGTCAGGTGAGCCTGTGATTGAGTTTTCAGGTTTTGATGGTCAGGTGACGGACATCCAGGTGTGGGATTATCCTCTCCGCTACAGAGAAGTGTTCAGCTATATGACCGGCGGTGTTTACacgtat gCCGTACCATGGCTCCGTCCTCACCTGGTCCTACCTCAGCTACACCTCCAGAGGAAAAGTACTGTTGGAGGACGCCTATGA
- the LOC121960789 gene encoding uncharacterized protein LOC121960789 isoform X1, with product MKSELIYVSMLTVMSALLVTNSAKPEKAWRWTTASPRTNLQGKMFTLSANRGGISFYPPYFSPSPSSWPATWSYPSPTTRALYPTSNTPYYPTKPTTTRAYYPTSNTPYYPTKPTTTRAYYPTSNTPYYHTKPTTTRAYYPTRKPPYYTTTNYPWTTPPPTRSVSVCLRYLVDYTYSLFTLSPASRNALQVGLSGGGYQLNTKYSYQNLYLRPNIKIWSNIGPDFWTRVCFIVDSVNNVAQVFNGSNMSIRKMLPFQYAWSGEPVIEFSGFDGQVTDIQVWDYPLRYREVFSYMTGGVYTPYHGSVLTWSYLSYTSRGKVLLEDAYEQQARQPISSSEERRRYRPKGEKKKTKKYMSISESKTEQL from the exons ATGAAGAGTGAGCTGATTTATGTTTCCATGCTGACAGTGATGTCAGCATTGCTGGTCACAAATTCAGCTAAACCTGAAAAAGCATGGAGATGGACAACAg cATCACCCAGAACAAATTTACAGGGGAAGATGTTCACTTTGTCTGCGAACAGAGGAGGAATATCCTTCTATCCACCCTATTTTTCTCCTTCCCCTTCCTCTTGGCCTGCTACTTGGTCTTACCCATCACCCACCACCCGAGCCCTCTACCCCACCAGCAATACACCTTACTACCCCACCAAACCCACCACCACCCGAGCCTACTACCCCACCAGCAATACACCTTACTACCCCACCAAACCCACCACCACCCGAGCCTACTACCCCACCAGCAATACACCTTACTACCACACCAAACCCACCACCACCCGAGCCTACTACCCCACCAGGAAACCACCTTACTACACCACCACCAACTATCCCTGGACCACACCTCCTCCTACTAGAA gtgtgtctgtgtgtctgcgttACTTGGTCGACTACACTTACTCACTCTTCACGCTCAGTCCAGCCAGCAGAAACGCTCTGCAGGTGGGACTCAGTGGTGGTGGGTATCAGTTGAACACTAAATACAGTTACCAAAACCTGTACCTGCGACCTAACATAAAGATCTGGTCAAACATTGGACCGGACTTCTGGACCAGAGTCTGCTTCATCGTGGACTCCGTGAATAATGTGGCCCAGGTCTTCAACGGATCCAACATGAGCATCAGAAAGATGCTGCCTTTTCAG tatgCCTGGTCAGGTGAGCCTGTGATTGAGTTTTCAGGTTTTGATGGTCAGGTGACGGACATCCAGGTGTGGGATTATCCTCTCCGCTACAGAGAAGTGTTCAGCTATATGACCGGCGGTGTTTACac gCCGTACCATGGCTCCGTCCTCACCTGGTCCTACCTCAGCTACACCTCCAGAGGAAAAGTACTGTTGGAGGACGCCTATGAGCAGCAGGCAAGacagccaatcagcagcagcGAGGAGAGGAGAAGGTATCGACCCaagggagagaagaagaagacgaagaagtaCATGAGTATCTCTGAGAGTAAGACAGAGCAGCTTTAA